The following proteins are co-located in the Citrobacter freundii ATCC 8090 = MTCC 1658 = NBRC 12681 genome:
- a CDS encoding very short patch repair endonuclease: MADVHDKATRSKNMRAIATRDTAIEKRLASVLTEQGVTFRVQDATLPGRPDFVVDDYHCVIFTHGCFWHHHDCYLFKVPATRTEFWLEKIGKNVQRDARDCEKLQALGWRVLIVWECALRGREKLDDEALSERVIEWICGGGDTAQIDTLGIHLL, translated from the coding sequence ATGGCAGACGTTCACGATAAAGCAACACGCAGTAAAAATATGCGGGCGATAGCCACCCGCGATACCGCAATTGAAAAACGCCTTGCCAGCGTGCTGACAGAGCAGGGGGTAACGTTTCGCGTGCAGGATGCGACGTTACCCGGTCGCCCCGATTTTGTGGTGGATGATTATCATTGTGTGATTTTTACTCACGGTTGTTTCTGGCACCACCACGATTGCTATTTGTTTAAAGTCCCCGCGACACGAACGGAATTCTGGCTGGAAAAAATAGGCAAAAATGTCCAACGCGATGCGCGGGATTGTGAAAAATTGCAGGCTCTTGGCTGGCGCGTACTGATTGTCTGGGAGTGCGCCCTGCGTGGTCGCGAAAAGCTGGATGATGAAGCGTTATCTGAACGTGTCATCGAGTGGATCTGCGGCGGTGGCGACACCGCGCAGATCGACACTCTCGGTATTCATTTACTGTAA
- the yedA gene encoding drug/metabolite exporter YedA encodes MRFRQLLPLFSALFALYIIWGSTYFVIRIGVESWPPLMMAAVRFLSAGILLTSFLLIRGHKLPPLRLILNAALIGILLLAVGNGLVTVAEHQNVPSGIAAVVVATVPLFTLCFSHFFGIKTRKLEWLGIAIGLAGIIMLNSGGNLSGNPWGAILILIGSISWAFGSVYGSRITLPVGMMAGAIEMLAAGIVLMCASLLSGEKLTTMPTFSGFMAVAYLALFGSIIAINAYMFLIRNVSPALATSYAYVNPVVAVLLGTGLGGERLAPIEWLALGVIVFAVVLVTLGKYLFPVKADAVASSSEKTLQ; translated from the coding sequence ATGCGTTTCAGGCAATTGTTACCGCTTTTCAGTGCGCTATTCGCGCTGTACATCATTTGGGGTTCCACGTACTTCGTTATTCGCATTGGTGTTGAAAGCTGGCCGCCGTTAATGATGGCAGCCGTACGTTTTCTCTCTGCGGGAATTTTATTAACAAGTTTTTTACTTATTCGCGGGCATAAGCTCCCCCCCTTACGCTTAATCCTGAACGCCGCGTTAATTGGTATCCTGCTGCTGGCTGTGGGTAATGGACTGGTCACCGTCGCAGAACATCAAAATGTCCCTTCCGGTATTGCCGCCGTGGTGGTCGCCACCGTCCCGCTATTTACGCTGTGTTTTAGCCACTTTTTTGGCATCAAAACGCGCAAACTGGAATGGTTGGGGATAGCGATTGGGCTCGCAGGGATCATCATGCTGAACAGCGGAGGCAATTTAAGTGGCAATCCGTGGGGCGCTATTTTAATCCTGATCGGTTCGATAAGCTGGGCGTTTGGCTCGGTGTACGGTTCACGCATTACGCTACCCGTTGGCATGATGGCCGGAGCCATTGAAATGTTAGCAGCCGGTATTGTGCTGATGTGCGCATCGTTACTCTCCGGGGAAAAACTGACCACCATGCCAACATTTTCAGGCTTTATGGCGGTGGCTTACCTGGCCCTGTTTGGCTCCATTATTGCCATTAATGCGTATATGTTCTTGATCCGCAATGTCAGCCCGGCGCTAGCCACCAGCTATGCCTACGTCAATCCGGTTGTTGCGGTGCTGTTAGGTACCGGTCTGGGGGGAGAAAGACTAGCCCCTATCGAATGGCTGGCGCTCGGCGTGATCGTGTTTGCTGTGGTGCTGGTAACGTTGGGGAAATACCTGTTCCCTGTTAAAGCGGATGCCGTCGCGAGTTCGTCGGAAAAAACATTACAGTAA
- the ompC gene encoding porin OmpC: MKRKVLALLLPALLAAGAANAAEIYNKNGNKLDLYGKVDGLRYFSDDAGSDGDMTYARLGFKGETQINDMLTGYGQWEYNIQANGTEGDKGDSWTRLAFAGLGFGQNGTFDYGRNYGVVYDVEAWTDMLPEFGGDTYTQTDVYMLGRTNGVATYRNKGFFGQVDGLNFALQYQGNNEGSSVGQEGSGNSENRKLAKENGDGFGMSTSYDFDFGLSLGAAYSSSDRTNNQVAEGRNDRSYTSKYAGGETADAWTVGAKYDANNVYLAAMYAETRNMTAYGDDKGGIANKTQNFEVVAQYQFDFGLRPSVAFLQSKGVDLGGWDHHSNGTPRYTDKDLVKYVEVGMTYYFNKNMSTYVDYKINLLDEDDSFYESNGIATDDIVAVGLVYQF; the protein is encoded by the coding sequence ATGAAAAGAAAAGTATTGGCACTGCTTCTCCCTGCTTTATTAGCTGCAGGCGCAGCAAATGCGGCTGAAATCTATAATAAAAACGGCAATAAACTGGATCTGTACGGAAAAGTCGATGGTCTGCGTTATTTCTCTGATGATGCAGGCAGCGACGGCGACATGACCTATGCGCGTCTGGGCTTTAAGGGCGAAACGCAGATCAACGATATGCTGACTGGCTATGGTCAGTGGGAATATAACATTCAGGCCAACGGTACCGAAGGTGACAAAGGCGATTCATGGACTCGTCTGGCCTTTGCCGGTTTAGGTTTTGGTCAAAACGGTACTTTCGACTACGGTCGTAACTACGGCGTCGTGTACGACGTTGAAGCCTGGACCGATATGCTGCCAGAATTCGGTGGTGATACCTACACTCAGACCGATGTTTACATGCTGGGCCGTACCAACGGCGTTGCTACCTATCGTAATAAAGGCTTCTTTGGTCAGGTTGATGGCCTGAACTTTGCCCTGCAATATCAGGGGAATAATGAAGGTAGCAGCGTAGGTCAGGAAGGTTCTGGTAATAGTGAAAACCGCAAACTGGCGAAAGAAAACGGCGACGGTTTCGGTATGTCCACCTCCTATGACTTCGACTTCGGTTTAAGCCTCGGCGCGGCATACTCCAGTTCTGATCGTACTAACAACCAAGTCGCTGAAGGTCGCAATGATCGTAGCTACACCAGTAAATATGCTGGTGGTGAAACAGCAGATGCATGGACTGTTGGCGCGAAATATGACGCTAACAACGTATACCTGGCTGCAATGTATGCCGAAACCCGCAATATGACCGCTTATGGTGATGACAAAGGCGGTATCGCCAACAAAACGCAGAACTTCGAAGTTGTTGCACAATACCAGTTTGACTTTGGTTTGCGCCCGTCCGTTGCATTCCTGCAATCTAAAGGTGTCGACTTAGGTGGCTGGGATCACCATAGCAATGGCACCCCACGCTACACCGACAAAGATCTGGTCAAATATGTTGAAGTGGGTATGACTTACTACTTCAACAAAAACATGTCCACCTACGTTGATTATAAAATCAACCTGCTGGACGAAGACGACAGCTTCTATGAAAGCAATGGTATCGCAACTGACGACATCGTTGCCGTTGGTTTAGTCTACCAGTTCTAA
- a CDS encoding phosphohydrolase, with the protein MKLHDWQSQFEAWLADNHSGQDAAHDIFHFRRVWMTAQKLSTDATVDWLVVLTACYFHDLVSLPKNHPERHRSSVLAALETRRILMRDFPDFPQQRIPAVCHAIEAHSFSAKIAPETLEAKIVQDADRLEALGAIGLARVFAVSGALGVALFDAEDPFARQRGLDDKQYALDHFQTKLLTLPSTMQTEQGRHLAQHNADFLLTYMAKLSAELKGEYEMLDLDAIQPFKAR; encoded by the coding sequence ATGAAACTGCACGACTGGCAGTCGCAATTTGAAGCTTGGTTAGCTGATAACCATTCCGGACAAGATGCAGCGCATGACATCTTTCACTTTCGTCGTGTGTGGATGACGGCGCAAAAGCTGAGTACAGATGCTACTGTAGACTGGCTAGTGGTGTTGACCGCGTGCTACTTCCATGATCTCGTCAGCCTGCCAAAGAACCATCCTGAGCGTCATCGTTCGTCGGTACTGGCAGCTCTGGAAACGCGTCGCATTTTGATGCGCGATTTTCCGGATTTTCCACAACAAAGAATACCTGCCGTGTGCCATGCCATCGAGGCGCACAGTTTTAGCGCCAAAATTGCACCAGAAACCCTTGAAGCGAAAATCGTGCAGGATGCGGACCGGCTTGAGGCGTTGGGGGCTATCGGTCTAGCGCGCGTATTTGCTGTGTCTGGTGCGTTAGGCGTGGCGCTATTTGATGCGGAAGATCCGTTTGCCCGCCAGCGTGGCCTTGACGACAAACAGTACGCGCTCGATCACTTCCAGACCAAGTTATTGACGTTGCCGTCGACGATGCAAACTGAACAAGGACGACATTTAGCGCAGCATAATGCTGACTTCTTACTGACGTATATGGCGAAGCTGAGTGCGGAGTTAAAAGGAGAGTATGAAATGCTGGATCTTGACGCGATTCAACCCTTTAAAGCACGTTAG
- the mtfA gene encoding DgsA anti-repressor MtfA yields the protein MIKWPWKEQETTRSDDWPWDDAQAIPLLVNLTEQEQARLIALAERFLQQKRLVALQGFELDPLKSARIALLFCLPVLELGIEWLDGFHEVLIYPAPFVVDDEWEDDIGLVHNQRVVQSGQSWQQGPIILNWLDIQDSFDASGFNLIIHEVAHKLDMRNGDRASGIPAIPLRDIAGWEHDLYAAMNNIQDEIDLVGETACSIDAYAATDPAECFAVLSEYFFSAPELFAPRFPALWQRFIQFYRQNPMERLRDTR from the coding sequence ATGATTAAGTGGCCCTGGAAAGAGCAAGAAACAACCCGGAGTGACGACTGGCCGTGGGACGACGCCCAGGCTATTCCTCTTCTGGTGAATCTCACCGAGCAAGAACAAGCCAGACTTATCGCCCTGGCCGAGCGCTTTTTACAGCAAAAAAGATTGGTAGCGCTTCAGGGGTTTGAACTTGACCCACTGAAAAGTGCGCGCATTGCGCTGCTTTTCTGTTTGCCTGTCCTGGAATTAGGGATCGAGTGGCTCGACGGGTTTCATGAAGTTCTCATCTACCCTGCCCCGTTTGTCGTTGACGATGAATGGGAAGACGATATTGGGCTGGTGCATAATCAACGGGTTGTACAGTCCGGGCAGAGCTGGCAGCAAGGTCCGATAATCCTTAACTGGCTCGACATTCAGGATTCTTTTGATGCCTCCGGCTTTAATCTGATCATCCATGAAGTGGCACATAAGCTTGATATGCGTAATGGCGACCGCGCCAGCGGTATTCCGGCGATCCCTCTGCGAGATATTGCCGGTTGGGAGCACGACCTGTATGCCGCAATGAATAACATTCAGGATGAAATTGATCTGGTCGGTGAAACCGCGTGCAGTATAGATGCTTACGCAGCAACCGACCCGGCCGAATGCTTTGCCGTTCTTTCGGAGTATTTCTTCAGTGCTCCTGAATTATTTGCGCCACGTTTTCCGGCCTTATGGCAGCGTTTTATTCAGTTTTACCGCCAGAACCCCATGGAGCGGTTACGCGATACCCGCTAA
- a CDS encoding DUF808 domain-containing protein yields the protein MLAGSSLLTLLDDIATLLDDISVMGKLAAKKTAGVLGDDLSLNAQQVSGVRANRELPVVWSVAKGSFVNKVILVPLALLISAFIPWAITPLLMVGGAFLCFEGVEKVLHTLEARKHKESPEERQQRLAALAAQDPLTFEKDKIKGAIRTDFILSAEIVAITLGIVADAPLLNQVLVLSGIALVVTVGVYGLVGIIVKLDDIGYWLAEKRSQLAQSLGKGLLVVAPWLMKTLSVVGTLAMFLVGGGIVVHGISPLHHAIEHFAQQQSTLISLMLPTLLNLVLGFIIGGIVVLLVKAVARLRGVSH from the coding sequence ATTTTGGCAGGAAGTAGCTTACTAACCTTACTCGATGATATCGCCACGCTGCTGGATGATATATCAGTGATGGGAAAATTGGCCGCGAAAAAAACCGCGGGCGTGCTGGGAGATGATCTGTCGCTTAATGCGCAGCAGGTGTCGGGCGTGCGGGCGAACCGTGAACTCCCGGTGGTCTGGAGCGTGGCGAAGGGGTCGTTTGTAAACAAAGTTATCCTTGTACCGTTGGCGCTATTGATAAGCGCATTTATTCCCTGGGCGATCACCCCATTATTAATGGTAGGTGGGGCGTTTCTCTGTTTTGAAGGGGTAGAAAAGGTTCTGCATACCCTGGAGGCGCGTAAGCACAAAGAAAGCCCGGAAGAGCGTCAGCAGCGTCTGGCTGCTCTGGCCGCACAGGATCCACTCACCTTTGAGAAAGATAAAATCAAAGGGGCAATACGTACTGACTTCATTTTGTCTGCCGAGATTGTTGCGATTACGCTGGGTATTGTAGCGGATGCACCTTTGCTGAATCAGGTGTTGGTGTTATCGGGTATCGCGTTAGTGGTGACCGTGGGCGTGTATGGCCTGGTCGGGATTATCGTTAAGCTTGACGACATCGGGTACTGGCTGGCAGAAAAACGTAGCCAACTTGCCCAGTCGCTGGGGAAAGGATTGCTGGTGGTTGCCCCCTGGCTGATGAAAACACTTTCTGTGGTCGGTACATTGGCGATGTTTTTGGTGGGGGGCGGTATTGTGGTACACGGAATATCACCGCTGCATCATGCGATTGAACATTTTGCTCAACAGCAAAGTACATTGATTTCGCTAATGCTTCCGACCCTGCTTAA
- a CDS encoding ABC transporter permease, translating to MDSINKPLQFPTLRGLVSGPQSLLTPLHLGALCVALGVLTPIIALIWQATQADLSHWGNLLTYVLPAALKNTVLLLAGVAVMVGVIGVGSAWAVTAWDFPGRKILSWALLLPLAMPTYIVAFAWLDLLHPIGPLQTFIRFLLGFDSPRQFRLPDLRSLSGAIILLGLVLYPYVYLTTRAMFISQPAHLLEAARTLGCSATGTFFRVALPMARPALAVGISLALLETLNDIGASEFLGVQTLTVTVYTTWISRSDLSAAAQIACMMLMFIFLILTLEFYGRRKQGFSSRSLREIQPTRVQGWRGWLLGGVISLPVLLGFLAPVLFLMWESAKRIGDENPLSSSLLSALQNTLSLAAGTTLVVVCVSMLVAWSARHSAADNAMPGFRRGVMRLASLGYAVPGTILAIGFLTPAMAVDRWLADLLDVRGLPLMSSGILLVICCAMRFQAIAIGALDSGLGRIPPSLEQASRLLGENGAGTFARVHFPLLRPALVSSALLVFADAMKELPTTLLLRPVNFETLATLLYAEAARGTYEEGAIAALMIVLAGTLPVILLVRHQMTRRG from the coding sequence TTGGATTCGATCAATAAACCTCTGCAGTTTCCGACGTTACGCGGCCTGGTTTCCGGGCCGCAGTCATTATTAACGCCGCTACATCTTGGCGCACTGTGCGTGGCGCTTGGCGTTCTGACACCGATCATAGCGCTGATTTGGCAGGCTACCCAGGCCGATTTATCTCACTGGGGTAATCTCCTGACGTATGTACTACCTGCCGCACTAAAAAATACCGTGCTGTTATTAGCCGGTGTCGCGGTGATGGTCGGCGTGATTGGCGTAGGCAGCGCATGGGCGGTAACGGCATGGGATTTCCCTGGACGTAAAATACTTAGCTGGGCGTTACTGTTGCCGCTGGCGATGCCGACCTACATTGTGGCCTTTGCGTGGCTCGATCTGCTGCATCCGATTGGCCCCCTGCAAACCTTTATCCGTTTTTTACTGGGTTTTGACAGCCCAAGACAGTTCCGTCTGCCAGATTTGCGCTCACTTTCCGGCGCAATCATCCTACTCGGATTGGTGCTTTACCCATACGTGTATCTGACAACCCGCGCCATGTTTATTAGCCAACCGGCCCATTTACTGGAAGCCGCACGCACGCTGGGATGCAGCGCAACCGGAACCTTCTTTCGTGTTGCATTGCCCATGGCCCGTCCGGCACTGGCCGTTGGGATCAGCCTGGCACTACTGGAAACGCTCAACGATATCGGCGCATCGGAGTTTCTCGGGGTACAGACGTTAACCGTTACCGTGTACACCACATGGATCTCGCGTTCTGATTTATCTGCCGCGGCGCAAATTGCCTGCATGATGCTGATGTTTATATTCCTTATTCTGACGCTGGAATTTTATGGTCGCAGAAAACAAGGATTCAGCAGTCGCAGCCTACGGGAAATTCAACCTACGCGCGTGCAGGGCTGGCGTGGCTGGCTGCTCGGTGGCGTTATTTCACTGCCTGTCCTGCTGGGTTTTCTGGCTCCGGTTCTGTTTTTAATGTGGGAAAGCGCCAAACGCATAGGTGATGAGAATCCGCTTTCCTCTTCGTTACTGTCAGCATTACAAAATACGCTATCGCTGGCGGCGGGAACCACGCTGGTGGTGGTTTGCGTCAGTATGTTAGTGGCCTGGAGCGCGCGTCATAGCGCCGCAGACAACGCCATGCCAGGATTTCGTCGCGGCGTGATGCGTCTGGCTTCTTTAGGCTATGCGGTCCCCGGCACGATTCTGGCAATTGGTTTTTTGACACCCGCCATGGCGGTCGACCGCTGGCTGGCCGATTTACTGGATGTTCGTGGTCTGCCGCTGATGTCCTCCGGAATCCTGCTGGTAATTTGTTGTGCCATGCGATTCCAGGCGATTGCCATTGGCGCACTGGATTCTGGTCTGGGCCGTATCCCCCCCTCACTGGAACAGGCGTCTCGTCTGTTGGGTGAGAATGGCGCGGGGACGTTTGCACGGGTCCATTTTCCCCTGCTGCGCCCAGCGTTAGTCAGCAGTGCCCTGCTGGTTTTTGCCGATGCCATGAAAGAACTGCCAACAACGTTGCTTTTGCGCCCGGTCAATTTCGAAACGCTGGCAACATTGTTGTATGCGGAAGCCGCCCGTGGAACCTATGAAGAAGGTGCTATCGCCGCGCTAATGATTGTTTTAGCTGGCACGCTACCGGTTATTTTGTTGGTGCGTCACCAAATGACTCGCCGTGGTTAA
- a CDS encoding ABC transporter ATP-binding protein — protein sequence MSEIALRLQDVHVTYGNSQQSVLSGFSMSVHKGEIACLLGASGCGKTTVLRAVAGFERLQNGEIYVSQRRVAGPGIHLPPEKRHVGMVFQEYALFPHLTAQQNVAFGLRRMPREEQQARVTELLKMVELHSHANRYPHELSGGQQQRIALARALAPHPEILLLDEPFSSLDKRTRERLGNEVRDILRAAGQTALLVTHSEHEAQLMADHIGVVKMGQYQIKKATHPT from the coding sequence ATGTCAGAAATTGCATTACGACTCCAGGATGTACACGTTACTTATGGCAACAGCCAGCAATCGGTACTGAGCGGATTTTCAATGTCGGTACATAAAGGTGAAATCGCCTGTCTGCTGGGCGCTTCAGGCTGCGGGAAAACCACGGTGCTACGCGCAGTTGCCGGATTTGAACGCCTGCAAAACGGAGAGATCTATGTGTCACAGCGCCGTGTTGCCGGTCCCGGCATTCATCTGCCACCGGAAAAACGTCATGTCGGCATGGTCTTCCAGGAATATGCGTTATTCCCCCATCTGACCGCGCAGCAAAATGTGGCGTTTGGATTGCGTCGCATGCCGCGTGAGGAACAACAGGCCAGAGTGACTGAGCTGCTGAAAATGGTGGAGTTACACAGCCATGCCAACCGCTATCCGCATGAGCTTTCCGGCGGGCAACAACAGCGTATCGCCCTTGCGCGCGCGTTGGCGCCACATCCGGAAATCCTGTTGCTCGATGAACCCTTCTCCAGCCTTGATAAGCGCACGCGTGAACGTCTTGGCAACGAGGTACGGGATATTTTGCGCGCCGCAGGGCAAACGGCGCTGTTGGTTACCCACAGTGAACACGAAGCTCAACTAATGGCAGACCATATTGGCGTGGTAAAAATGGGGCAGTATCAAATAAAAAAAGCGACCCATCCGACCTGA
- a CDS encoding EmrE family multidrug efflux SMR transporter: MNSYIFLAGAIVAEVIGTTLMKFSDGFTRLWPSVATIVCYCTAFYLLAQTLSTIPTGIAYAIWSGAGIVLISLLGWLVSGQKLDFPAIAGMFLICAGVLVINIFSKSSPH, translated from the coding sequence TTGAATTCATACATTTTCCTTGCCGGGGCCATTGTAGCTGAAGTAATAGGTACAACCCTGATGAAGTTCTCTGACGGGTTTACACGTCTATGGCCATCTGTCGCAACCATTGTGTGCTACTGCACTGCTTTTTATCTTCTCGCTCAGACGCTGTCGACGATTCCAACGGGTATTGCATACGCAATTTGGTCAGGTGCTGGAATCGTATTAATCAGCCTTTTGGGCTGGTTGGTAAGTGGGCAAAAGCTGGATTTCCCGGCGATCGCAGGCATGTTCCTGATTTGCGCTGGGGTTCTGGTTATCAATATTTTTTCAAAATCTTCCCCGCATTAA
- a CDS encoding extracellular solute-binding protein: MNSLPRAGLRRITLASSLVFSVSLPAFAQETLTLYTTREPGLIQPLLDSWTKTSGIKVSTVYIKDGMLERVKAEGKNSPADLLMTVDAGNLIDLVEAGVTQPVESEALKTAIPANLRGADNQWFALSMRARVLYAEKSLPIDNWHYEQLASPEYKGKVCIRSGQHPYNTALIAAMIAHHGEAKTEEWLRGVKANLARKATGGDRDVARDILGGICDIGLANSYYVGHMKNAKEGSDARQWGDAIKVVKPTFENGGTHVNISGAAVARYAPNKADAVKLMEYLVSAPAQQQYAKANFEYPVLKGVTLDPVINATIGEIDVDKTPLTEIVKYRKQASLLVDKVGFDQ, translated from the coding sequence ATGAATTCTCTGCCTCGCGCCGGACTGCGCCGTATCACTCTTGCCTCTTCCCTGGTCTTCTCAGTTAGCCTACCGGCTTTCGCTCAGGAAACGTTAACGCTCTATACAACCCGTGAACCGGGTCTAATCCAGCCTTTGCTTGATAGCTGGACCAAAACCAGCGGCATCAAAGTCAGTACGGTCTATATCAAGGACGGTATGCTTGAGCGCGTTAAAGCTGAAGGTAAAAATTCACCTGCCGACCTGCTGATGACCGTCGATGCCGGTAATCTCATTGATTTAGTGGAAGCGGGTGTAACTCAGCCAGTAGAGTCAGAAGCACTGAAAACCGCTATTCCGGCTAATCTGCGCGGTGCAGATAATCAGTGGTTTGCGCTATCGATGCGTGCCCGCGTGCTGTATGCCGAGAAGTCACTGCCAATCGATAACTGGCATTACGAACAACTCGCCAGCCCTGAGTACAAAGGTAAAGTCTGTATTCGTTCCGGACAGCACCCGTATAACACGGCGCTGATCGCCGCAATGATTGCTCATCACGGCGAAGCAAAGACCGAAGAATGGCTGCGCGGTGTGAAAGCTAACCTGGCGCGTAAAGCTACTGGTGGCGATCGCGATGTTGCTCGCGATATCCTCGGCGGCATTTGCGATATTGGTCTCGCCAACTCCTATTACGTCGGCCATATGAAAAATGCCAAAGAAGGCAGCGATGCGCGTCAATGGGGCGATGCGATTAAAGTCGTTAAACCTACCTTTGAAAATGGCGGTACACACGTCAACATCAGTGGTGCAGCTGTAGCCCGCTATGCGCCAAATAAAGCCGATGCCGTTAAGCTGATGGAATATCTGGTTTCCGCACCTGCCCAGCAGCAATATGCGAAAGCGAACTTCGAATACCCGGTACTGAAAGGCGTGACGCTTGACCCGGTTATCAACGCAACTATTGGCGAAATCGACGTCGATAAAACACCATTAACCGAAATCGTTAAATATCGTAAACAAGCTAGTCTGCTGGTAGATAAAGTTGGATTCGATCAATAA
- a CDS encoding DNA cytosine methyltransferase: MQDNFSVAGSMNPMTDDNKAAAQVILAKLLEIYDVKTLVAYLNGVGENRWSPAIFKRAVANEAWHRLSDNEFTYLNSLLPTPPAHHPHYAFRFIDLFAGIGGIRRGFEAIGGQCVFTSEWNKHAVRTYKANNYCDPFQHHFNEDIRDVTLSHQDGVSDQQAAEHIRQHIPEHDVLLAGFPCQPFSLAGVSKKNALGRAHGFACDTQGTLFFDVVRIIDARRPAIFVLENVKNLKSHDQGKTFRIIMQTLDELGYDVADAADNGPDDPKIIDGQHFLPQHRERIVLVGFRRDLNLKSDFTLRDIVTRYPQRRTTLAELLEPTVDAKYVLTPVLWKYLYRYAKKHQARGNGFGYGMVYPGNPDSVTRTLSARYYKDGAEILIDRGWDMALGEKDFDDPQNQRHRPRRLTPRECARLMGFESPQGYQFRIPVSDTQAYRQFGNSVIVPAFAAVARLLEPKIRQAVAIREKENLHGRRSR; this comes from the coding sequence ATGCAGGATAATTTTTCAGTAGCAGGCTCCATGAACCCGATGACAGATGATAACAAGGCCGCCGCGCAGGTGATTTTGGCTAAGTTGCTTGAAATATATGACGTGAAAACCCTGGTTGCTTATCTGAACGGTGTTGGCGAGAACCGCTGGAGTCCGGCCATCTTTAAGCGAGCGGTGGCGAACGAAGCATGGCATCGCCTCAGCGACAATGAGTTTACTTATCTGAATTCCTTACTGCCGACGCCTCCTGCGCATCATCCGCATTATGCCTTTCGATTTATCGATCTGTTTGCCGGCATTGGCGGGATTCGTCGCGGCTTTGAGGCAATTGGTGGGCAGTGCGTGTTTACCAGCGAGTGGAACAAGCATGCGGTGCGCACCTACAAAGCGAACAACTATTGCGATCCCTTCCAGCATCACTTTAATGAAGATATTCGTGATGTCACGCTGAGCCATCAGGATGGGGTGAGCGACCAGCAGGCGGCAGAACATATTCGCCAGCACATTCCAGAACACGATGTACTGCTGGCGGGATTTCCTTGTCAGCCCTTCTCCCTGGCCGGGGTGTCAAAGAAAAATGCGTTAGGGCGGGCCCACGGTTTTGCCTGTGATACACAAGGCACACTCTTTTTTGACGTGGTGCGCATTATCGACGCTCGTCGACCAGCAATATTTGTGCTCGAAAACGTCAAAAACCTGAAGAGTCACGATCAGGGCAAAACGTTTCGCATCATTATGCAGACGCTGGACGAGCTGGGGTATGACGTGGCAGATGCGGCAGATAACGGTCCGGATGATCCGAAAATTATCGATGGGCAACATTTTTTGCCTCAACATCGCGAACGTATCGTGCTTGTCGGCTTCCGACGCGATCTGAATTTGAAATCAGACTTCACGCTGCGGGATATTGTCACGCGTTATCCGCAGCGGCGTACTACGCTGGCGGAACTGCTTGAGCCGACCGTCGATGCGAAATATGTGCTGACGCCGGTGCTGTGGAAATACCTCTATCGCTATGCGAAAAAGCATCAGGCGCGGGGAAATGGATTTGGCTATGGCATGGTGTATCCCGGTAACCCTGATAGCGTAACGCGCACATTATCTGCGCGTTATTATAAGGATGGGGCGGAGATCCTGATTGACCGTGGCTGGGATATGGCGCTGGGTGAAAAAGATTTTGACGATCCGCAGAATCAGCGACACCGCCCACGCAGACTTACGCCCAGAGAGTGCGCGCGCCTGATGGGGTTTGAATCTCCGCAAGGCTATCAGTTCAGGATCCCCGTGTCAGATACTCAGGCTTATCGCCAGTTTGGTAATTCGGTGATCGTTCCGGCATTTGCGGCGGTGGCCAGGCTGCTGGAGCCAAAAATCAGGCAGGCAGTTGCTATTCGCGAGAAAGAGAACCTGCATGGCAGACGTTCACGATAA